A window from Roseburia sp. 499 encodes these proteins:
- a CDS encoding MarR family winged helix-turn-helix transcriptional regulator, whose product MNDFKKISRLTEKVLHKYYQLEKQPREYSPGVVLKQAEIHTISLIGDYPDINVSTLAKMRGITRGGASQMVYKLEEKGLIRKRISPTTDNEVCLSLTDIGQKAYQAHIQYHKETNSDFFKELENMPEEYATYLIKLLEHFDKSIDERLQAKTKE is encoded by the coding sequence ATGAATGATTTTAAAAAAATTTCCAGATTAACCGAAAAAGTGCTACATAAGTACTACCAATTGGAAAAACAACCACGTGAATATAGCCCTGGCGTTGTTCTAAAACAAGCCGAAATTCATACAATTTCACTTATTGGTGATTATCCGGATATTAATGTATCGACTCTTGCCAAAATGCGCGGAATAACAAGAGGTGGCGCCTCGCAGATGGTTTATAAGCTTGAAGAAAAAGGGTTGATTCGTAAACGTATTTCGCCTACTACAGACAATGAAGTATGCTTATCTCTTACAGATATTGGACAAAAAGCCTATCAAGCACATATACAATATCACAAAGAAACCAATTCCGATTTTTTCAAAGAACTAGAAAATATGCCTGAAGAATACGCCACTTATTTGATAAAATTGCTTGAACACTTTGATAAATCCATCGATGAACGCTTACAAGCTAAAACAAAGGAGTAA
- a CDS encoding alpha/beta fold hydrolase, translating into MKNKNNRPIYFEEYKKINGIEQYLFHAGTSYENPVILFLHAFASAESLMTNIFQKNWEEIFTVVHLDQRGAGKTFTKNPTAAPTMELQLEDIHETILYLKERYQKEKIILVGHSWGSVLGSIYAKRHPENVAYYVGTGQVISVLKGERAGYEKAMEIAMQRKDMKSQKKLESIARYPYGEPEDFIKECTLLRTVQQKYHLAPSKLSYIPLLKAMVTSPIFQFSDIHAFLGAEKINSSLNDEMMNFDLDEESYEYKVPIYYILGADDWQVPYTLSKDYFQKIEAPRKKLYMLKGAGHFTMDDKPKEFFEALADINANEEKC; encoded by the coding sequence ATGAAAAACAAAAATAACAGACCAATATATTTTGAAGAATACAAAAAAATCAATGGCATTGAACAATATCTGTTTCATGCAGGCACATCCTACGAAAATCCTGTAATTCTTTTTCTTCATGCTTTCGCAAGTGCCGAGTCATTAATGACAAATATTTTCCAAAAAAACTGGGAAGAAATTTTCACAGTAGTACATTTAGATCAACGAGGTGCCGGCAAAACCTTTACGAAAAATCCAACAGCAGCACCAACAATGGAATTACAATTAGAAGATATTCATGAAACCATTTTGTACTTAAAGGAACGATATCAAAAGGAAAAAATAATTTTAGTAGGTCATTCATGGGGCTCTGTATTGGGAAGTATCTATGCAAAACGTCATCCTGAAAATGTTGCATATTATGTTGGAACTGGCCAGGTAATTAGTGTTTTAAAAGGAGAAAGAGCAGGATACGAAAAAGCGATGGAAATCGCAATGCAAAGAAAAGATATGAAATCCCAAAAGAAACTTGAAAGTATTGCGCGCTATCCCTATGGTGAACCAGAAGATTTCATAAAAGAATGCACCTTACTTCGCACTGTCCAGCAAAAGTATCATCTCGCCCCAAGCAAACTATCATATATCCCCCTGCTAAAAGCCATGGTGACCAGTCCAATTTTTCAATTTTCAGATATCCATGCATTTTTAGGTGCTGAAAAAATAAACAGTAGCCTGAACGATGAAATGATGAACTTTGATTTAGACGAAGAATCCTATGAGTATAAAGTACCCATTTACTATATACTTGGTGCAGATGACTGGCAGGTTCCCTATACCTTGTCAAAGGACTATTTCCAAAAAATCGAAGCACCTCGTAAAAAATTGTATATGCTGAAAGGAGCAGGTCATTTTACAATGGATGACAAACCCAAAGAATTTTTTGAAGCATTGGCAGATATTAATGCAAATGAGGAAAAATGCTGA